In Vagococcus hydrophili, one DNA window encodes the following:
- the fabZ gene encoding 3-hydroxyacyl-ACP dehydratase FabZ → MQLNVQEIMEIIPNRYPIMMVDKVTELEPGKYVKAIKNVTYNESFFPGHFPGEPVMPGVLILEALAQTGSIPLLKSEEFQGQTGYLGGIDKVKFRQKVVPGDVLVMEMEIIKQKGNIGVGKATASVEGKKVCTALMTFIIGA, encoded by the coding sequence ATGCAATTAAATGTACAAGAAATTATGGAAATTATCCCAAACCGCTACCCAATCATGATGGTAGATAAGGTAACTGAATTAGAACCAGGAAAATATGTTAAAGCGATTAAAAACGTGACTTATAACGAAAGTTTCTTCCCAGGACATTTCCCAGGAGAACCCGTTATGCCTGGCGTTTTAATTTTAGAAGCCTTAGCTCAAACAGGTTCAATTCCTTTACTTAAGAGTGAAGAATTCCAAGGTCAAACTGGTTACTTAGGTGGTATTGATAAAGTGAAATTCCGTCAAAAAGTTGTTCCAGGTGATGTATTAGTGATGGAAATGGAAATCATTAAACAAAAAGGTAACATTGGTGTTGGTAAAGCAACGGCATCTGTTGAAGGTAAAAAAGTTTGTACAGCTTTAATGACATTTATTATTGGAGCGTAA
- a CDS encoding acetyl-CoA carboxylase biotin carboxylase subunit, which translates to MFNKVLIANRGEIAVRIIRGCKELGIKTVAVYSEADKEALHVEMADEAICIGPAKATDSYLNMHNVLSAAIVSGAEAIHPGFGFLAENSMFAEMCEECQIKFIGPKAETIDAMGNKINARKLMIEAKVPVIPGSDGEVSTMKEAKEIADSIGYPVMLKAAAGGGGKGIRKVLKEDELEAQFQSAQQEALAAFGNGQMYIEKIIYPARHIEVQILGDSFGHVIHLGERDCSLQRSNQKVLEEAPAYGLSEELRQKMGAAALKAASAVSYENAGTIEFLVDQDNQFYFMEMNTRIQVEHPVTEMVTRVDIVKWQLKIASGEVLTLSQEDIKLKGHSIECRINAENPSFNFAPSPGTVSNLLLPSGGLGLRVDSAVYNGYTIPPYYDSMIAKVIVHGETRVEALAKMQRALSELVTEGLLTNQDFQLDLITHPDVLKGVYDTSFLQETFLPNWNH; encoded by the coding sequence ATGTTTAATAAAGTTTTAATTGCCAATCGAGGAGAAATCGCCGTTAGAATTATTCGCGGCTGTAAAGAATTAGGAATTAAAACAGTGGCGGTTTACTCTGAGGCAGATAAAGAAGCCTTGCATGTTGAGATGGCAGACGAAGCGATTTGTATCGGTCCAGCTAAGGCAACCGACTCTTATCTAAACATGCACAACGTTTTAAGTGCAGCGATTGTTAGTGGAGCTGAGGCGATTCATCCTGGCTTTGGATTTTTAGCTGAAAACAGTATGTTTGCTGAGATGTGTGAAGAATGCCAAATTAAGTTTATTGGTCCAAAGGCAGAAACAATTGATGCCATGGGGAATAAAATTAATGCGAGAAAATTGATGATTGAAGCGAAAGTTCCTGTTATTCCAGGAAGTGACGGTGAAGTCTCCACCATGAAAGAAGCAAAAGAAATTGCTGATTCTATAGGTTATCCTGTCATGCTAAAAGCTGCGGCTGGTGGTGGTGGAAAAGGGATTCGTAAAGTATTGAAAGAAGATGAATTAGAAGCCCAGTTCCAATCAGCTCAACAAGAAGCATTGGCAGCTTTTGGTAACGGTCAAATGTACATTGAGAAAATAATTTATCCTGCTCGCCATATTGAAGTTCAAATCTTAGGAGATAGTTTTGGTCATGTGATTCATCTAGGAGAAAGAGATTGTTCCCTCCAAAGAAGTAATCAAAAAGTTCTAGAAGAAGCACCGGCCTATGGCTTATCCGAAGAGTTGCGCCAAAAAATGGGAGCCGCAGCCTTAAAAGCAGCGAGTGCTGTGAGTTATGAGAATGCTGGAACGATCGAGTTTCTAGTTGATCAAGACAACCAGTTTTATTTCATGGAAATGAACACAAGAATCCAAGTGGAGCATCCAGTCACTGAAATGGTCACACGAGTTGATATCGTGAAGTGGCAATTAAAAATTGCTTCAGGTGAAGTTTTAACGTTATCACAAGAGGATATTAAGTTAAAAGGACATTCCATTGAATGCCGAATTAATGCAGAAAATCCCTCATTTAATTTCGCGCCTTCTCCTGGAACCGTGTCTAATCTTTTATTACCAAGTGGTGGTTTAGGACTTCGAGTGGATAGTGCAGTTTATAATGGCTATACAATTCCACCTTACTATGATTCGATGATTGCTAAGGTGATTGTTCATGGAGAAACTCGTGTGGAAGCTCTAGCCAAAATGCAACGTGCTTTGTCCGAACTTGTGACAGAAGGATTGTTAACGAATCAAGATTTTCAACTTGATTTGATTACACATCCTGACGTGTTAAAAGGTGTTTATGATACAAGCTTTTTACAAGAAACATTTTTACCAAATTGGAATCATTAA
- the accD gene encoding acetyl-CoA carboxylase, carboxyltransferase subunit beta: MGLFKKREYIRITPSQTQEETNQQKPFVPDGSWEKCPSCHKALHKKELGAERTCHHCGYGFRIGAKQRLSLIVDEDSFEVWDTDIAFKNPINYPDYEKKVSIAKEKIGLDEAVLTGKAKIGGFDVVIGVMDSQFIMGSMSSVVGEKITRAFEKARFLNLPVIMFTASGGARMQEGIMSLMQMAKISGAVKRHSEAGLLYIPVLTDPTTGGVTASFAMQGDIIIAEPQTMIGFAGRRVIEQTIRQKLPDDFQKAEFLLEKGFIDRIVPRSELRETLTLLLSFHQGKE; encoded by the coding sequence ATGGGGCTATTTAAAAAAAGAGAATATATTCGTATCACTCCGTCCCAAACGCAAGAAGAAACCAATCAACAAAAACCTTTTGTTCCAGATGGCTCTTGGGAGAAATGTCCTAGTTGTCATAAAGCCCTACATAAAAAAGAGTTAGGGGCAGAAAGAACTTGTCATCATTGTGGCTATGGTTTTAGAATTGGAGCAAAACAACGACTATCCTTGATTGTAGATGAGGATAGTTTTGAAGTTTGGGATACAGATATTGCTTTTAAAAACCCGATTAACTACCCAGATTATGAAAAAAAAGTGTCAATTGCTAAGGAAAAGATAGGACTTGATGAGGCTGTTCTGACAGGAAAAGCTAAAATCGGTGGTTTTGATGTGGTAATTGGTGTGATGGATAGTCAATTTATTATGGGAAGTATGAGCAGTGTGGTAGGCGAGAAAATTACTCGTGCTTTTGAAAAAGCGAGATTTTTGAACTTACCAGTGATTATGTTTACCGCTTCAGGTGGCGCCAGAATGCAGGAGGGTATTATGTCCTTAATGCAAATGGCCAAAATATCTGGCGCAGTGAAACGTCATAGTGAAGCTGGCTTACTTTATATTCCCGTCCTTACAGACCCAACAACAGGTGGTGTGACGGCTAGTTTTGCCATGCAAGGGGATATTATTATTGCTGAACCACAAACAATGATTGGTTTTGCAGGTCGTCGAGTTATTGAGCAAACGATTAGACAAAAATTACCTGATGACTTTCAAAAAGCAGAGTTCTTATTAGAAAAAGGCTTTATTGATAGAATTGTCCCTCGATCTGAATTAAGAGAAACCTTAACACTTTTATTATCATTTCACCAAGGAAAGGAGTAG
- a CDS encoding acetyl-CoA carboxylase carboxyltransferase subunit alpha produces MERTKTANEIVKIARDANRITSLEFFESIFDSFTEFHGDRYYGDDGAIVGGVAFLGELPVTVIGIQKGKNLEENLATNFGSPSPEGYRKSLRLMKQAEKFNRPIITFVNTPGAFCGIEAEERGEGEAIANNLYEMSQLKVPIISIFTGEGGSGGAIAIAVANEVWMLENSIYSILSPEGFASILWKDSSRAEEAAEVMKLTSFDLKELEVIEKIIPETRDEENLSTEEICDNLKEELLIKISELSKMTPEELIEQRYERFRKF; encoded by the coding sequence ATGGAAAGAACAAAAACAGCTAACGAGATTGTCAAAATAGCTCGTGATGCCAATCGAATCACATCTTTAGAGTTTTTCGAGTCAATCTTTGATTCATTTACAGAATTTCATGGGGATCGATATTACGGAGATGACGGGGCAATTGTAGGTGGTGTCGCTTTTTTAGGCGAGTTACCTGTCACGGTTATTGGGATTCAAAAAGGTAAAAATTTGGAAGAAAACTTGGCTACTAATTTTGGTTCACCAAGTCCAGAAGGATACCGAAAGTCTTTGAGACTTATGAAGCAAGCAGAGAAATTTAATCGTCCAATCATTACTTTTGTGAATACCCCAGGAGCTTTTTGTGGGATTGAAGCAGAAGAACGTGGTGAAGGTGAAGCGATTGCTAATAATCTTTATGAGATGAGTCAATTAAAAGTGCCAATCATTTCGATTTTTACAGGTGAAGGTGGTAGTGGTGGTGCGATTGCCATTGCAGTTGCTAACGAGGTGTGGATGCTAGAAAATAGTATTTACTCCATCCTCTCACCAGAAGGATTTGCTTCTATTTTGTGGAAAGACAGCTCTCGCGCAGAAGAAGCAGCGGAAGTGATGAAACTGACTTCTTTTGACTTGAAAGAACTAGAAGTCATCGAGAAAATCATTCCAGAAACAAGAGATGAAGAAAACTTAAGCACCGAAGAAATCTGTGATAATTTGAAAGAAGAGCTATTAATTAAGATAAGTGAGTTAAGTAAAATGACTCCTGAAGAGTTAATAGAACAGAGATATGAACGATTTAGGAAGTTTTAA
- a CDS encoding metal-sulfur cluster assembly factor, translating into MSEKWTDEQLETIKDDILASLETVIDPELGIDIVNLGLIYEVNLDDNGYCEIKMTLTTMGCPLADVITEQIHLAVSEVEEVKEVEVKLVWYPAWTTDRMSRYARISLGIK; encoded by the coding sequence ATGAGCGAAAAATGGACAGACGAACAATTAGAAACAATCAAGGATGATATTTTAGCCTCTTTAGAAACAGTTATCGATCCAGAGTTAGGAATTGATATTGTTAATCTAGGCCTTATATATGAAGTAAATTTAGATGATAATGGCTACTGTGAAATCAAGATGACCTTAACAACAATGGGTTGTCCTTTAGCAGACGTTATCACAGAACAAATCCACCTTGCTGTGAGCGAAGTGGAAGAAGTTAAAGAAGTTGAAGTGAAACTTGTATGGTATCCGGCGTGGACGACAGATAGAATGAGCAGATATGCGAGGATATCGTTGGGAATTAAGTAG
- a CDS encoding iron-containing alcohol dehydrogenase, with protein sequence MENFEFQNPTKILFGKNQLEKLNQEIPKNAKVLIIYGSSSAEKSGLLDNVKKQLSEFDYDEYGGIEPNPTYEKLMEVVLFVKKNQINFLLAVGGGSVIDGVKFIAAASCFEEGIPSDILIKQIPVTKALPLGTVLTLSGTGTEMNGEAVISVKSEGSKIPFRSPVIYPKFSILDPTYTYSAPLNQISNGIVDTFTHIMEQYLTYPVDAYVQDRFAESLLVTLIEEGPKVLHTPTDYTLRANLMWASTMAINGIIGSGVPQDWSTHIIGHAITASHNIDHGKTMGAILPAIMEVQKEEKREKLLQYAKRVWKIEKGSEEEMIALSIFKTKEFFEIMGVSTKLSSYGLDHTIIPTVIQSLEPLTDLGITLGERGSLTLDKVTQVLELSL encoded by the coding sequence ATGGAAAATTTTGAATTTCAAAACCCAACAAAAATTTTATTTGGTAAAAATCAACTAGAAAAGCTAAATCAAGAAATACCTAAAAATGCAAAAGTGCTAATCATTTACGGTAGTTCTAGTGCAGAAAAAAGCGGCTTACTGGACAATGTAAAAAAACAACTATCTGAATTTGATTATGATGAATATGGAGGAATTGAACCTAATCCAACATATGAAAAATTAATGGAAGTGGTCTTATTTGTCAAAAAAAATCAAATTAACTTCCTATTAGCTGTTGGTGGTGGTTCTGTCATCGACGGAGTTAAATTCATTGCGGCTGCTTCTTGTTTTGAAGAAGGAATTCCTTCAGATATTCTCATTAAGCAAATACCCGTGACAAAAGCATTACCACTAGGCACTGTTCTAACACTATCTGGCACAGGAACTGAGATGAATGGTGAGGCTGTTATCTCTGTTAAATCAGAAGGATCTAAAATTCCATTTCGTAGTCCAGTAATTTATCCTAAATTTTCAATACTTGATCCAACTTATACTTATAGTGCTCCTCTTAATCAGATAAGTAACGGGATTGTTGACACCTTTACTCATATTATGGAGCAATATTTAACCTATCCAGTCGATGCTTATGTTCAGGACCGGTTTGCAGAAAGTCTCTTAGTAACACTTATTGAAGAAGGTCCAAAAGTTCTCCACACACCAACAGATTATACATTACGTGCCAATCTAATGTGGGCATCTACCATGGCAATTAACGGAATAATTGGATCTGGCGTGCCACAAGATTGGTCAACTCATATTATCGGACATGCGATTACTGCTTCACACAACATTGATCATGGCAAAACCATGGGGGCTATTTTACCAGCTATCATGGAGGTTCAAAAAGAGGAAAAACGTGAGAAATTACTCCAATACGCCAAACGCGTTTGGAAAATTGAAAAAGGATCAGAAGAAGAGATGATTGCGCTAAGTATTTTTAAGACAAAAGAATTTTTTGAAATTATGGGCGTTTCTACCAAACTATCATCATACGGATTAGATCATACTATTATTCCTACTGTGATCCAATCACTGGAACCACTAACCGATTTAGGGATAACTTTAGGGGAAAGAGGATCGTTGACTTTGGATAAAGTAACACAAGTTTTAGAACTTAGTTTGTAG
- a CDS encoding helix-turn-helix transcriptional regulator — MTKYHSELEKLETARRQALGAFLRQRREKVKPEDFGVLVTGRRRTPGLRREELAQIAGVSVSWYTWLEQGRPISVSDEVLNSIATVLVFDKAEKDYLFELAKNQPIPELGKLNHPKREDVQAILDSFGDNPAYIIDSCWNLVAGNQNAYKLFVSPNITSYDTLPWQEKNLIWTMFTNPYQKELMVEWQAEARRSVALFRYSSRSYVGENWYNEFIEQLKIVSTDFGEWWQNYDIEPPKSKHKKLYHPIVGNLTLDVTTLLLPAYPDTQLVVYLGIEKETIVKLTELSKIPNNTETITKS, encoded by the coding sequence ATGACAAAATATCATAGTGAATTAGAAAAATTAGAAACTGCTAGAAGACAAGCGTTGGGCGCTTTTTTACGACAACGAAGAGAAAAAGTTAAACCCGAAGATTTTGGGGTTTTAGTTACCGGAAGAAGAAGAACACCAGGATTAAGAAGAGAAGAGCTTGCTCAAATTGCCGGTGTGAGTGTATCTTGGTATACTTGGCTCGAACAAGGCCGTCCAATCAGTGTATCTGATGAGGTTTTAAACAGTATTGCCACTGTTTTAGTATTTGATAAAGCCGAAAAAGACTATTTATTTGAACTGGCTAAAAATCAACCTATTCCAGAGCTTGGAAAGTTAAATCACCCTAAAAGAGAGGATGTTCAAGCTATATTAGACTCTTTTGGAGATAATCCAGCCTACATTATTGATAGTTGTTGGAACCTTGTGGCAGGAAATCAAAATGCTTACAAATTATTTGTCAGCCCAAATATAACTTCATATGATACGTTACCTTGGCAAGAAAAAAATCTTATCTGGACCATGTTTACAAATCCTTATCAAAAAGAATTGATGGTTGAATGGCAAGCAGAAGCAAGGCGCTCTGTTGCTTTGTTTAGGTATAGTAGTCGTTCTTATGTAGGTGAGAATTGGTATAACGAATTCATTGAACAATTAAAAATAGTTTCTACCGACTTTGGTGAGTGGTGGCAAAATTATGATATTGAACCTCCTAAGAGTAAACATAAAAAGTTATATCACCCAATCGTTGGAAATCTAACATTAGATGTGACGACGTTACTACTTCCTGCATATCCTGATACACAACTTGTCGTTTACTTAGGAATTGAAAAAGAAACGATCGTAAAACTAACAGAATTATCAAAAATACCAAACAACACTGAAACTATCACTAAAAGTTGA
- a CDS encoding TraX family protein, whose amino-acid sequence MQKNFNAYQLKLIAILAMIINHFGKAFNLAEISNFLYFLTETIGKLTFPIMAYFLVEGFFYTKNFKKYLLRMALFWLLSIYPFYLLFHSEVSFSPIEFANNIFFTLMLGLIMLKVTDTIYNEWLNLLVIMIFSSLTLYSDWNMIGILMIYGFQKNAGSKDRVKGPCIFITFWLFIMTTFDFIYFPETSHWYIPLTTLGVLLVIPLLLRYTGERGKNTIFTKWSFYVIYPVHLVILIILKNYH is encoded by the coding sequence ATGCAAAAAAATTTTAATGCCTATCAACTTAAGCTTATCGCTATTCTCGCGATGATCATCAACCACTTTGGAAAAGCTTTTAATTTAGCCGAAATATCTAATTTTCTGTATTTCTTAACAGAAACGATTGGTAAATTAACCTTTCCAATTATGGCCTATTTTTTAGTTGAAGGTTTCTTTTATACAAAAAATTTTAAGAAATACCTTTTACGAATGGCACTATTTTGGTTGCTATCGATTTATCCATTCTATCTATTGTTTCACTCAGAAGTTTCTTTTTCGCCCATTGAATTTGCTAATAATATCTTCTTCACATTGATGTTAGGTCTCATCATGTTAAAAGTCACAGATACGATTTACAATGAGTGGTTAAATCTTTTAGTTATCATGATTTTTTCTAGTTTGACTTTGTATTCCGATTGGAACATGATTGGCATTTTGATGATTTACGGTTTCCAAAAAAACGCTGGATCGAAAGATAGAGTCAAAGGACCCTGTATTTTTATAACTTTTTGGCTATTTATTATGACCACTTTTGATTTTATTTATTTTCCAGAAACAAGCCATTGGTACATCCCATTGACTACTTTAGGCGTTTTACTTGTGATCCCCCTACTCCTAAGGTATACAGGAGAACGAGGGAAGAATACAATCTTTACCAAGTGGAGTTTTTATGTTATATATCCAGTGCATTTGGTTATTTTAATCATTCTAAAAAACTATCACTAA
- a CDS encoding MIP/aquaporin family protein: MKKYLAEFIGTFVLVFLGTGTVAIANSGETAIGYLGIGLAFGMAVMVMACAVGGVSGGNFNPAVSLAMMMNKRLEVKDGIFYIISQFLGAVAASGVLSIFIKALDLPKDGFGQTDFPNVTAGQAFLFEAIITFLFVFVILMVTSAKFGNQTLAPIAIGTVLAFLIIVALNVTGGSLNPARSFGPAIFAGGSALSNYWVYLLAPLVGSAVAAIVAKFMGSEEK; the protein is encoded by the coding sequence TTGAAGAAGTATTTAGCAGAATTTATAGGGACATTTGTTCTTGTGTTTTTAGGAACTGGAACAGTAGCAATTGCTAACTCTGGAGAAACAGCGATTGGTTATCTTGGTATTGGTTTAGCATTCGGTATGGCTGTTATGGTTATGGCATGTGCCGTTGGTGGTGTTTCTGGTGGTAACTTTAACCCAGCCGTATCACTTGCAATGATGATGAACAAACGTTTAGAAGTGAAAGATGGTATTTTCTACATTATTTCCCAATTTTTAGGTGCCGTTGCTGCATCAGGCGTTTTATCAATTTTCATCAAAGCCCTAGACTTACCAAAAGATGGCTTTGGTCAAACAGATTTTCCAAATGTTACAGCAGGACAAGCGTTTCTTTTTGAAGCAATTATAACGTTCTTATTTGTTTTTGTGATTTTAATGGTAACAAGTGCTAAATTTGGTAATCAAACACTAGCACCAATTGCTATCGGTACAGTTTTAGCTTTCTTAATTATTGTGGCTTTAAATGTAACAGGTGGCTCATTAAACCCAGCACGTAGTTTTGGACCAGCTATTTTTGCAGGTGGTAGTGCTTTATCAAACTACTGGGTATACTTGTTAGCGCCATTAGTTGGATCAGCAGTAGCAGCAATTGTTGCTAAATTTATGGGTAGTGAAGAGAAATAA
- a CDS encoding 5'-methylthioadenosine/adenosylhomocysteine nucleosidase, translating into MKVGIISAMPSEMAYVFEHIKIKETIKKKMNQFTIGSYQGIDIVCVVCGVGKVNAAVYTQLLIDDQSPDYIINIGIAGGLGEGVKTLDLVVGNSYSHHDVNVKQAESLFPNKRAFPASDVLLKLIKEKIPTIHEGVMTSSESFIANNEEKQQIKQQFNPISVDMETSAIAHCCYLNEVPFISLRCISDLADDQADDSYDNFEIVASDLVGEHLLKILEELKK; encoded by the coding sequence ATGAAAGTAGGAATCATTTCAGCCATGCCTTCAGAGATGGCGTATGTTTTTGAACATATCAAAATAAAAGAGACAATTAAGAAAAAGATGAATCAATTTACTATTGGAAGTTATCAGGGAATCGATATTGTCTGTGTTGTCTGTGGTGTTGGGAAAGTGAATGCGGCTGTTTATACGCAATTGTTAATTGATGATCAAAGTCCCGATTACATAATTAATATTGGGATTGCTGGAGGATTAGGTGAAGGTGTGAAAACTCTCGATTTAGTTGTGGGAAATTCATACAGTCACCATGATGTGAATGTTAAACAGGCAGAAAGCTTATTTCCTAATAAACGAGCGTTTCCAGCAAGTGACGTTCTGTTAAAACTAATCAAAGAGAAAATTCCAACGATTCATGAAGGAGTTATGACGTCGAGTGAATCTTTTATTGCAAATAACGAAGAAAAACAGCAAATAAAACAACAATTTAATCCGATTTCAGTTGATATGGAAACAAGTGCGATTGCACATTGTTGTTATTTGAATGAGGTACCGTTTATTTCTCTAAGGTGTATTTCTGATTTAGCGGACGATCAAGCAGACGATTCTTATGACAATTTTGAAATTGTAGCCAGTGATTTAGTGGGTGAACACCTTTTAAAAATTCTGGAGGAGTTGAAAAAATGA
- a CDS encoding HD domain-containing protein, protein MKSIESYKIAFKSTDIKEQVTEFYKEHEEIFILEHSLEVAEECQRLAEKYNLPVEKAYIAGLIHDIGCVIPDNERIVFSEYYNVSVCDAESKLPMLLHQKHGVILAKEVFGIEVLEILSAIECHTT, encoded by the coding sequence ATGAAGTCGATTGAATCATATAAAATAGCTTTTAAATCTACGGATATTAAAGAACAAGTCACAGAATTTTATAAAGAACACGAAGAAATTTTTATATTAGAACATTCTTTAGAGGTAGCAGAGGAATGTCAAAGATTGGCAGAAAAATACAACTTACCTGTAGAAAAAGCGTATATTGCAGGATTAATTCATGATATTGGTTGCGTGATACCAGATAATGAACGCATCGTTTTTTCTGAATACTACAATGTATCTGTCTGTGACGCGGAAAGCAAATTACCTATGCTGCTACATCAAAAACATGGAGTTATTTTAGCAAAAGAAGTGTTCGGTATAGAAGTCTTAGAAATCCTATCAGCTATAGAATGTCACACGACCTAA
- a CDS encoding LacI family DNA-binding transcriptional regulator has protein sequence MKLTIREIAKLADVSITTVSLILNGKGDRFSDETKRKVFKVVEENHYTPNYFASNIIKKKSQLIGIVVPTIKEPFAATLINLIQKELSQKNYHLITSESFGEMEEEKKILERYAQFSVEAIFCFTGTVFPSEWFKGGCFQEIPVVFIDKGINHSPYGNVYLNEYETVFKAMEWLIEKGHQKIGLIKDNGIEFSFPERGKAYKDALQKHGIPINDKRITSTDFSVESGYLGAQKIMKNSEVTAIFCSDDNLALGCYQAVFDSGKRVNEEIEIIGFDGIELLKNIRPQIKTLENPFEEFAHILSYKVLQAINHPKEKQEDCYLEMTFNLD, from the coding sequence ATGAAGTTAACCATTAGAGAAATAGCGAAACTAGCGGATGTTTCCATTACAACGGTTTCTTTAATTTTAAATGGCAAAGGAGATCGCTTCAGTGATGAAACGAAGCGGAAAGTATTTAAAGTTGTGGAAGAAAATCACTATACACCTAATTATTTTGCTTCAAATATTATTAAAAAGAAATCCCAATTAATTGGTATTGTTGTGCCAACTATTAAGGAGCCTTTTGCCGCGACATTGATTAATTTAATTCAAAAAGAGTTAAGTCAAAAGAACTATCACTTAATAACCAGTGAATCTTTTGGTGAAATGGAAGAGGAAAAGAAAATTTTAGAACGATATGCTCAGTTTTCTGTGGAAGCTATTTTTTGTTTTACAGGTACAGTCTTTCCTAGTGAATGGTTCAAGGGAGGTTGTTTTCAAGAAATTCCTGTTGTTTTTATTGATAAAGGGATTAATCATAGTCCATATGGTAATGTTTATTTAAACGAGTATGAGACAGTTTTTAAGGCGATGGAGTGGTTGATTGAAAAAGGGCATCAAAAGATAGGTTTGATTAAAGATAATGGAATTGAATTTTCATTTCCTGAAAGAGGGAAAGCTTATAAGGATGCCCTACAAAAACACGGTATTCCTATAAATGATAAGAGAATAACAAGTACTGATTTTTCAGTCGAAAGTGGCTATTTAGGTGCACAAAAAATTATGAAAAATAGCGAAGTAACAGCTATTTTTTGTAGTGATGATAACTTAGCATTAGGGTGTTATCAAGCAGTATTTGATTCTGGAAAACGAGTGAATGAAGAAATTGAAATTATCGGCTTTGATGGGATTGAGTTATTAAAAAATATTCGCCCGCAAATTAAGACTTTAGAGAATCCTTTTGAAGAGTTTGCCCATATACTGTCATACAAAGTACTACAAGCAATTAATCATCCAAAAGAAAAGCAAGAGGATTGCTATTTAGAAATGACATTTAATCTGGATTAA
- a CDS encoding GNAT family N-acetyltransferase — protein MSNQTIQIFKLDSKENVEQIIHILEKHQHQKFSEIEFSEITFSFAVMKDDIYQGGLTAKKTGNRVHISLLAIKEENRGSGLGSLLLEKIELIAKNKSAKYLTVNTQDYQGLGFYQKYGFTVFGELTDCPVEGTTKYFLKKELK, from the coding sequence ATGAGTAATCAAACTATTCAGATTTTTAAACTAGACTCTAAAGAAAATGTAGAACAAATTATCCATATTTTAGAAAAACATCAGCATCAAAAATTTTCAGAAATTGAATTTTCAGAGATTACGTTTTCTTTTGCTGTGATGAAAGATGATATCTACCAAGGTGGTTTAACAGCGAAGAAGACTGGAAATCGAGTTCATATTTCGTTACTAGCTATTAAAGAAGAAAATAGAGGTAGTGGTTTAGGTAGCTTGTTGCTTGAGAAAATAGAACTCATAGCAAAAAATAAATCCGCTAAATATTTAACTGTTAACACACAAGATTACCAAGGATTAGGTTTCTATCAAAAATATGGATTCACAGTCTTTGGAGAACTTACAGATTGTCCGGTAGAAGGAACGACAAAATATTTTCTGAAAAAGGAGTTAAAATGA
- a CDS encoding GNAT family N-acetyltransferase: MKLTYRKMTEKDEQMVTKIFTESFNYDTALHFGKGAEDGPPGYSDGRLFKRLLANQEADSLLITRADKIIGIIAINPEIREVLYFCVLPECINQGVGSAVWKDIEDKYGKDYWRLETPSYSLSNHHFYQKNGFKKTGEKEYPEGGRSYIFQK, translated from the coding sequence ATGAAGTTAACTTATCGAAAAATGACAGAAAAAGATGAGCAAATGGTTACTAAGATTTTTACTGAGTCTTTTAATTATGATACAGCTTTACATTTTGGAAAAGGCGCAGAGGATGGACCACCAGGATATTCTGATGGTCGTCTATTTAAAAGATTACTGGCTAATCAAGAGGCAGACTCTTTATTGATTACTCGTGCTGATAAAATAATAGGGATAATCGCAATTAATCCAGAAATTAGAGAGGTTCTATATTTTTGTGTGTTACCAGAATGTATTAATCAAGGTGTTGGATCCGCTGTTTGGAAGGATATAGAAGATAAATACGGAAAAGATTACTGGCGATTAGAAACACCTAGCTATTCACTTTCCAATCATCATTTTTATCAAAAAAACGGCTTCAAGAAAACAGGCGAAAAAGAATATCCAGAAGGCGGACGTTCATATATTTTTCAAAAATAA